TACCTTCAACAAGTTATGGGCACCGTTGCGAATATGGTATCCGCGGTTCCCCGCAACGAGGGGGCGGTTGAGCGAAGGCATATCACTGGGCAGGATCGGTGCGTGGTTGTAAAGGGCATAAACAGGGGAGGCATGTGCCAAGGAACGAAACTCGCCCCGCGGATCCGCCCAGAGATCTTCATCAGCACTAGCAACATAGACCGCTCGCGGCGCAATCAGCGCAAGCAGCATGTGTTGGTCGAACGGCAGTTCATCTTCCCGATCGTTGAACGTTTTGAAGTTGGCATTGAACCAATGGGGAAAGCGATTCACAGCGCGTACAGTCTCCCCATAACGCCGCCGGCTCAGCGCAGCGCCACCACATCCAGACTCGTTCGAGATCACCAGCGCGAACCGCTCATCCTCGGCACCGGCCCAGAGCGCAGCCTTGCCGCCCCTCGAATGTCCCAGAAGCGCGACCTTCGAGGTGTCCACATCGGAATCCGTCTCGAAATAATCCATGACGCGGCTCGCCCCCCACCCCCAGGCTGCCAGGGCTCCCCACGCATCCGGGTCACGCTCACCTGCAGCCGCCTCACCTTCAAATAGCCGGATAACACCCTCAGAGTAATGCTCCTGATCGTCAGGGGCCAGGTCATTGTTTTGTATGGCGGCGATCCCATAACCGCGTTCGATCGCCTCCTCAGCAGGCCAGAAGCCGGACTGTTGCTGCCGTGTCGGATCCGTATTCTCCGGGCGGCGATTGTTGAGCAGCAGAAATACCGGTACAGGTTCCCGCGATTCATTTGGCAGAAAGAGGACCACTTCAAACTGGTGTGTGCGGTCCTCGTGAGCGCTATGAATGGCAACCCGTCGCAGTGTCGCAGCTCCATTCATCGCTGATGAATCCTCCTCGACCACTTGAAAGGAAAGCTGTTCGGGAGCGCCTGGCCGGTGCCCATACATAGAGTTGCGAAAGAGCTCGAGGATTTCTTCCCGCCTTTGCGGCCATGCCTTCGGCGTGGTGACGGAGGTGCCAGCTGATGTGCGCAATAGATCCGGGAGCTGATAGGGTGGGACGTCGGTTTCCTGCCAGAGATACTTCGGCCGTTCTTGTTCTCGCTTCTTGACAATGTCTGGATCGGCCTGCCAGCCACCGTTCTGGGGCATGTCGAGGATGCCCAGCTTGCCGTTGTCGATGATGGCGCGCTCGTCGCTGAACCAGGACCAGGCACCGTTGTCGTTGAAGACGATCACATCACCCCAAGAGGCGGCACGGTCGCCGTGCAGCAGCGCGGCGAAGGCGACGATCATCAGCGGGCAAGCGAAAAGTCCAGGCCTGTATCGGAGTGGCATGTGTAAGCTTCTCCGCCTCTTCACTCGACGTCCAGCGTCTGCCAGACGAACGTGATGGTTTCTGCCAGTTACTTCGTCCGCCGAATTTCCCGCGAAGCAATCCCGCTGACCTTCCAGCCTATGCGGATGGCCTGCGCCTCTACGGTGGTCGGCGCATCTACCGCGAATGGTTTCGTATACAGAAGGAGAGCCGCCCAGAGTGAGTCCATCTTGAGTGAGGGCTTCGACCTTCGCCCGCGTTGCGACAGGCATAGGTGTATCGTATGCGCAACACAATGTGTTTGCGCGACTGTTGTGACTGAAGGAGGCATCGTGACCAAGACGCTGATGGGGACAGTTGCCATGCTGGTGATTGCCGGCGGCCGGACACCGGCCCAGCAGTTCCCTCCCGGCTTCGTTGATCCCGCGCCCCTGCTCGCCGCCGCCTCTCGGGAGATCGGCGAAGCCGACCTGAAGTGCATCACCTTCTCGGGTACCGGGTACGGCGGCGCCGTCGGCCAAACGCTCGAAAATGCTGTCAACGTGGATTGGCCGCGCATCGACGCGTTAGCGAACTACACGCGCACGATCAACTGGGAGACCGGCACGAGCAAGGAGACATTCGATCGCAAGCCAGGCCTGAATCCGGCGTCATGGAAGTACGGCTTGGGTTGGCAAGGCGGCACGCCGACGCAGACGGCAACGCGTCAAACGCACATCGTGAATGGCAAGTTCGCCTGGTACATCGACGGGAACGCGGAACCGGTGGCCGTTTCGCCGGAGCTTGCGGAGCTGTACCAACTCGATCTATGGCTGAATCCCCATGGGTTCATCAAGGCCGCGCGCCTGCCGGGGGCCAACCCGGTCGCCTTCTGGCGTTGGGAGCAGATCGAGAAGGGCCGGGACGGAAACGTGGTGGCGCCAGAGAAGGTGCACGTGGTCGCGATCACGATGTTCGGGAAATACCGCGTGGACGCGACGATCAATTCGCGAAATCAGATCCAGCGGATCAAGACCACGGTGAACGAG
This Luteitalea sp. DNA region includes the following protein-coding sequences:
- a CDS encoding acetylxylan esterase, whose protein sequence is MPQNGGWQADPDIVKKREQERPKYLWQETDVPPYQLPDLLRTSAGTSVTTPKAWPQRREEILELFRNSMYGHRPGAPEQLSFQVVEEDSSAMNGAATLRRVAIHSAHEDRTHQFEVVLFLPNESREPVPVFLLLNNRRPENTDPTRQQQSGFWPAEEAIERGYGIAAIQNNDLAPDDQEHYSEGVIRLFEGEAAAGERDPDAWGALAAWGWGASRVMDYFETDSDVDTSKVALLGHSRGGKAALWAGAEDERFALVISNESGCGGAALSRRRYGETVRAVNRFPHWFNANFKTFNDREDELPFDQHMLLALIAPRAVYVASADEDLWADPRGEFRSLAHASPVYALYNHAPILPSDMPSLNRPLVAGNRGYHIRNGAHNLLKVDWQYLMDFADRLWHSKEEDMVDEM